One genomic window of Nicotiana sylvestris chromosome 10, ASM39365v2, whole genome shotgun sequence includes the following:
- the LOC138880167 gene encoding uncharacterized protein, translated as MQRYLDKLQVTLHRFKEWTFDHMPREQNSEVDALANLGSLVNEDDIVPGTIVQLSRFVVEEGHAEINSTSLTWDWRNKYIDYLKNGKLPSDHKELRALRTKAARFALDGDGTLYRRIFDGPLAVWLGPGDTDYVLREIHEGTCRNHSNVESLVRKIIRAGYYWDSMEKDTKEFVKKYDKCQ; from the coding sequence ATGCAAAGATACTTAGATAAACTACAGGTAACATTGCATCGCTTCAAGGAATGGACCTTCGATCATATGCCTCGAGAGCAAAATAGTGAAGTCGATGCACTTGCTAATTTGGGATCCCTGGTCAATGAAGATGACATCGTCCCGGGGACTATCGTACAGCTTTCGAGGTTTGtggttgaagagggtcatgctgAGATAAATTCAACAAGTTTGACCTGGGACTGGAGGAATAAGTACATTGACTATCTAAAAAATGGAAAACTCCCATCGGATCACAAAGAATTGAGGGCTCTACgaaccaaggctgctaggttCGCCCTAGATGGGgatggaacattatacagaagAATATTCGATGGGCCATTGGCGGTATGGTTGGGGCCGGGGGATACTGATTATGTTCTTCGAGAAATCCACGAAGGCACTTGTAGGAATCACTCCAACGTAGAGTCTTTGGTTCGTAAAATCATCAGAGCAGGTTactactgggatagcatggaaaaagatacCAAGGAATTTGTCAAAAAATATGATAAGTGTCAATGA
- the LOC104224393 gene encoding GCN5-related N-acetyltransferase 1, chloroplastic, whose protein sequence is MLLYNPISTHLPPTPTALSLKPTTIHHRNVIVSSQYQPIPTTVNISISDESLKSKGFNLHRSITNLNLDHLNSVFVAVGFPRRDTTKIQLALENTDSLMWIEYEKTKRPVAFARATGDGVFNAIIWDVVVDPNFQGIGLGKAVMERLVTELLGKGINNIALYSEPRVLGFYRPLGFVADPDGIRGMVYSRKKKKNR, encoded by the coding sequence ATGCTTCTCTATAACCCCATCTCCACCCACCTACCTCCAACCCCCACCGCCCTCTCTCTCAAACCCACCACCATCCACCATCGAAACGTCATCGTTTCCTCTCAATACCAACCCATCCCCACCACCGTAAACATCTCAATCTCCGATGAATCTCTCAAATCAAAAGGATTCAATCTCCACCGTTCGATCACAAACCTCAACCTCGACCACCTCAACTCCGTCTTCGTCGCCGTCGGATTCCCAAGACGCGACACGACAAAGATTCAGTTAGCTTTAGAGAACACAGATTCACTTATGTGGATCGAGTACGAGAAAACTAAACGGCCTGTGGCGTTTGCTAGAGCTACAGGCGACGGCGTTTTTAATGCGATAATTTGGGATGTTGTTGTGGACCCCAATTTCCAAGGGATTGGTTTAGGTAAAGCTGTGATGGAAAGATTAGTCACCGAGCTGTTAGGAAAAGGGATTAACAATATTGCTCTTTATTCGGAGCCCCGGGTTCTTGGGTTTTATAGGCCTTTGGGTTTTGTTGCGGATCCGGATGGGATCCGAGGTATGGTGTATtctaggaaaaagaaaaagaataggtGA
- the LOC104224392 gene encoding uncharacterized protein — protein sequence MNLAVRELTVPVVRALAWTAREKESEAIRRRRALRRFDNELEKGNYKAALSHMKPGGLLGFGSVKLVVPKRIPTQELHMDDSASFESLPDSILRSIKHSIEFALLDEEVLLTGIEDDMRSESYDSPYEDHQMCLQHEAGHFLVGYLVGVLPRSYQVPSVEDIIQDKFAQGNVHFLGFEFLKQVDIDTISSNKFTQISSRTLNKFLCVILGGLVAEHLVFGYSELLHSDVQQLDRVLRWLCFNENEADSVVRWAVITTLSLLSQHHEARSRLAEAMNSRRSIGYCIDAIESAL from the exons ATGAATTTGGCGGTGAGAGAGCTTACCGTTCCAGTGGTTCGAGCCTTAGCTTGGACGGCGAGGGAGAAGGAGTCCGAAGCAATACGACGTCGTAGAGCACTGAGAAGGTTTGATAATGAGTTAGAAAAGGGAAATTACAAGGCTGCTCTCTCTCATATGAAGCCCGGAGGCCTACTTGGCTTCGGCTCTGTTAAACTGGTGGTACCTAAAAGAATACCAACACAAGAACTACATATGGATGATTCAGCGTCTTTTGAATCTTTACCTGACTCGATTTTGCGTTCAATCAAACATAGCATCGAGTTTGCTCTGTTAGATGAGGAGGTTTTATTGACGGGAATAGAAGATGATATGAGGAGTGAAAGTTATGATTCCCCTTACGAAGATCATCAAATGTGCTTGCAA CATGAGGCTGGGCATTTTCTTGTTGGTTACTTGGTCGGTGTCTTACCAAGAAGTTATCAAGTACCTAGTGTAGAAGATATTATACAGGACAAGTTTGCTCAAGGAAATGTGCATTTTCTTGGCTTTGAATTTCTCAAACAAGTTGACATTGATACTATATCTAGCAACAAGTTTACCCAAATCTCATCCCGGACTTTGAACAAGTTTTTGTGTGTGATACTGGGAGGGTTAGTAGCGGAGCACCTGGTATTTGGATACTCAGAATTACTTCACTCAGATGTTCAACAGCTGGACAGAGTGCTAAGATGGTTGTGCTTCAATGAAAATGAAGCTGACTCTGTGGTTAGATGGGCTGTAATTACCACTTTGTCATTATTAAGTCAGCATCACGAGGCTCGATCAAGACTAGCAGAGGCCATGAACTCGAGAAGATCCATTGGCTATTGTATTGATGCGATAGAGAGTGCTCTGTGA